A window of Hordeum vulgare subsp. vulgare chromosome 5H, MorexV3_pseudomolecules_assembly, whole genome shotgun sequence genomic DNA:
CACGTCGGACGTCGGAGAGGAGTGCACCGGGCGTCACGTCGCGGGCGCAGGGGCGGGGGTTGTGCAGGCGTTACGAGttcgtggaggggggaggaggatgcGGCAGTCGCGCGATTGCGTATACGCGAGGGAGCACGTCGGCCGTGTGGCGCCCGTCACGCCGTCTGTCTATCTGGTCCCTGTCAGCGCGCCCCACAGGGCCGGTCGCCGGCGACGCCCACGCGACGGCGCGTTTGCTAGGCCATTCAGTCAAAGCATGCACGATCTCCGTTGTTAACggggaaaaaaaaaagagggccgAAAAATCCACAGCTACATACGGCGGATTGCTCGTGATGGCACTTACTCGTGGTGGCTTTTGCCCGGTAGTTTCGACTCCTCTTTCCTGGAGACGGGGAGTTGGTTAAGGAAGAAACAAATGCGGTTGGCAGTACCAAAGCGAACGCCATGTCCCGGTCCCAGAATCATGAGCTTTGGGGAAAGCGACCAAGCTGGATCCGATCACCAGGGCTGCAGCCTGCAGCACACGAGACGCCACGGACGGAACGGATCACCGAGCGAGGATGGAGCGGTCGATGCAGACGACACGTGGGTCCTCTCGCCTTCTCATTCTCCGCTATCCTCGGCATATTTTAGGCGGGGCCAGGGGTCAGCCGGCCGCGCGATCCCCAAGAGCTGCACGCGCAGCGCCGAGCCGTGGTCTGGTCTCCCTCGTCCGGCAGGCAGGGTGGGCGGCAGACAGGCCCCACGCAATCTAAGCAAATCTAATCTAAGCAAGGTGCCAGGCTAACTGGTCCGCAAGATCTACGGCTGTCCAAGGAGTCCGAAATGCAAATTTGTGAGAGAGTAGATTCATGAGAGACTCAGGCCTCTTTGGTTAGTAGAGTACGGTCTTTGTAGGAATTGTATAGGATATAggattttcaaagatttttttCTTCCTGTGGAGCCTTCGGTTTATAGGAATTTATAGACCCTCTTTGTTCTAGACTCGATGAAAAGAAATTACTGCATACCCTTTGCATGAAATGACATATCTTCCCTTATAGAAACAAAGATGCATGTCAATGTCATCTCATTCATATGATTTTTCTATTCCTGTGATATCCCTATCCTATGAACCAAAGAAGGTTTAGAAGCCaacagagaagaaaaaaaaacttgaTGAACTCACCCCAATCGACTGACAAATTTTGTTTACTGCTGTCCAATGAGTCCGAAATGCAAATCCACGAAAGAGTAGCACACACCACCTCACACTGACGTCACACGATCTTAAGTCCGTCTTCTACTCTATGAGCGAGAAGCCCATAgtagaaagaaaaggggaaaactGGTGCACTCATCCCAATCGACTGACAAAATTTGTTTACGGGCACCAAAAGAATCAGCGTGCAACCGCATCTGGATTTAAGGGGCGACGCGATGCAATCCCCAACAAAGAACCCAGTGCGACATTAAGCTGGTCTACTGGCTTGCGATCACCAAGATAGAATCTGCTGGCAACCGCCCATCAGTCAGCTGCTTTAATGGAGTCAACTCATTTTTCATACTATGGAGGTTTGACAATAATAACGATTTGCTGCAGGCAGCTCGTGATCCAATCTCCAATCCTAGCCTCTCGAACCACGAAGCACCACAGGCTCACAACAAATTAGGATAAAAACATACGTAGTACTGATGCTACGGATCCATTTCAGGGAAGCAGTCAGCTATGCACACACAGACACCCAGTAATCCCGCCCTGGAATGAACATATTTTTTACACAGGACCACACACGGGCAGCAGAGTAGACATCTTCGCGAGAATTTTTACCAGCCATCCTAGTCCGCTCACAGCATTTTGACCCTTCCTAGTCCTCGGTGTGGCACGTCCAGTATGTCAACCCACTGCAGAGACGATGCGACGTCAGGACATGCATACCGGCCAAGTGAATCAAGGAGGGAGATAGAAACCAAGTTGCTGATGTACCTTATCAACACAAAAACGCATTGCAGAACGCCAGCAACACCAGTCCACACAGAAGGGCCCTTGTCTGTCAAGGCATCTTGCACCAGCAAACCCACTGATCCAGCTAGGCAGACGAAAGAGACAACATAGGCGACGAAAAGCCAAAGCTTCACCCTGCATATTAACAAACCCATGTCAGAATAATACAATGTACTCCCTCCTTCCTGTAcagtttactactccctccgtcccataatgtaaGACGTCCCATAATGTAGTAACAGCACTCAATGGGCTAGGGTGGCGCTGATTTCGCTTTACAAACCCCAGGGGAACCCCGACTACAGGCCTTCATCCTCGGTACATGCATACTGATTGGTTGCTAAGATCTAAAGTCGAGCGGGAAACAGCCCAGATCATACATTGAAGTCCCTAAgcaatcacttggtggaaaagtgGTGGAGCACCATTGGTCTACTATACTATTACGGAAGTCACAAAGAGGGAGAATGAATGTGACAATGCAGCTACATAGTACAATGGTAGCAACTATAATGTTCTTTTGGTCAAAAGCTTGAGATAGCATCTCTACAACGAGTTTGAGATTCTGCACAACATAAACCAATAGATGATCCATAAAATGAAAACCCTTAACCCTGCACTTGAACCTAAATAAGTAAATCTTCAACATTCCAGGTTTACCGAGACTGCCTACATTTTAGGACTCATCTTGTTGCAAGATAACCGTGTGGCTTCATCTGCTAAAGCCTAGGATCCCACTTAGTGATTGTATTTCCACTTTGGTTGACAGTGTAATGTTCCTACTTGCTTTGGTCCTCTAGAGGATCAACTCCATGTCGTAAATATCTGTACTTATATATCATACCACAGTAGGAGCTTCTACTACTGCTTTTGAGTTTTTCTGCTTAAAAAAGCGTGTGGCTTCTTTCAAATTTCTTGAAGCAGTTTTAGCTAATCCTGGCATTGGCTTTATTATGGCTTGAATGAACCTTAAAATATTTGCAGAATGTGCAGCACATCAGTTGAGGCAAATTAAACACATTCCTTTGTCCCCAATATATAataaaatactccctctgttcacaaatataagatgttcaaACTTTTTTCTAAATCGGATATAATAGACACATTTGAGTGTGTTTGCTCATTCATTTCAGTCCATATTAAAATATCCAGAACTTCTTATACTGTTTGTGAACGGAGTGAGTATTATACAAAGAGATTGGTTTTAACATATCGAAAACCAAGAGCCATACAAATAACTCTGATCTTGGTCAGGTTGCTACTATATGTTTGGAATAAATTATTCTGATCTTTCCCTATGAAAATTTACAAACATAACTACATAGAAACTAACCACAATAAAATCAAAATGTGACACACGAgtctaaaatttcagaaaaacgGGCTTCACAACAATTGGCATGCAGATTTAATAAGCCAAATCTGGCAGAGCTATAGTCAAAGAGTGAAGTAGACACTTGACGTCCGAACTTTCCACATCTACCAACAAATTTTTTGTATCCACGTACTCGTATGATATATAGAAGAAAATAGGTGAAACTGCTCTTTTTTTCGGTCACGCAGTCACTCAGCAGAAAGTTGAACAGCAGAAATTAATATATACAACTATAATTCAGAAATAAATCCAAATAGCATATAAGTTATAGCTAGTTATTTTTAACCAACAAGAGTTTCATTTTGAACCCCACTGCGATGATATCACATTGGCACATGGATTCTCATGGAAAAATTTCGTCTTGAAAGGCAAGCCACAGTAACAGAAACCCGTAACGGAATATGTAGGTGTTTGACACATGTTAAACTAAATGTCAAGGAAAACAGGAATATGATAGAAACAGAGTAACATACAATGAAGATTGAGGAGCAGTGCTAATAGGCAAATAATGAGGACCGTTAGCAATAGAGAAACCGACGCTACCCTCATGAGATATATTAACTGTTTTAGCGGTTAGAACTATCAATCAAAAGAGTGGTCACACTGTTGACTTACAGACTTAGTTGTACAAGCACATAATGACCACCCAAAGAAGCCTTAATATGACTTGTCCAAACCATTTAAACTCATTATCAGATTATAGTCAGCCCTTAACAATACGTTCAGGCCTCAGATGACTTAGGAACCTAATCCAATACATCATATTTTTTCTCTTTTGGCACAAGAATAGCCGAGGTATGTAATCAGTTTGGTTTCATCCAGAATCAATTGGTCAACTAAAATAAACGCATCATAAGTTCAGCACGTGAAATTATAATTGCAAACATAACTACTTCTTCAGCCGTGCGGTTGACGTGTATATATTCAGggttcaatccaatcatctagaaTTCAACAACCTATTCGTTGGTTAATACGCAGTAGTAACTTGAATTCGCTGATCAATTCGATAAACTGTTGCCAAATAAAGCAACAACAATCTGACCTCCACTCGGAATCATCCCCATAGGACGAGTAGTAGTCGTTCCCGATGGCATCCTTGTCGACGCAATTGAACATGAGCGCGGCCAGCGACGCGAAGATCCCTGCAAATCCCCCCACGGAAACCCATCAATTCCCGGCCTCGGAGCCGCAGCACGAACCACCAAAGCATGGGGAAGCGGTAGGGAGGGATCTGGTTACCGGGCAGGtagtggatgaaggagacctggaCGGCGCTGCAGACGACGGCGTCGACCCAGAACCACCATCCGGCGCCGAAGAGCGCGCCGGCGACGCCCGGCCCGATGATCGCCCACAGCATCGCCAGGTTCTCCATGGCCGCGGTGCAGCAAACCCTCGCCTCCACCAACTCCGCGGAATCCCCTCGCTTCGTTGCTCGCCTTTTCTTTTCGGACGATTTCCTCTCCTCTTTTCGCACCGAGAGAAGGGGTTGGATAGGATGTTGGGCTTTGACCCGGAGTCTGTTGTGTTCTTCAGGACGATTAATTAGGCTGGCCCTGATGGGGCCTCACTTGTTAATGGG
This region includes:
- the LOC123398559 gene encoding transmembrane protein 50 homolog, with the translated sequence MENLAMLWAIIGPGVAGALFGAGWWFWVDAVVCSAVQVSFIHYLPGIFASLAALMFNCVDKDAIGNDYYSSYGDDSEWRVKLWLFVAYVVSFVCLAGSVGLLVQDALTDKGPSVWTGVAGVLQCVFVLISGLTYWTCHTED